A window from Danio aesculapii chromosome 6, fDanAes4.1, whole genome shotgun sequence encodes these proteins:
- the psmb3 gene encoding proteasome subunit beta type-3, with protein MSIMSYNGGAVMAMRGKECVAIASDRRFGVQAQLVTTDFQKIFPMGERLYIGLAGLATDVQTVSQRLKFRLNLYELKEGRQIKPKTFMSMVSNLLYERRFGPYYIEPVIAGLDPKTFEPFICSLDLIGCPMVTEDFVVSGTCSEQMYGMCESLWEPDMKPEDLFETISQAMLNAVDRDAVSGMGVVVHVIEKDKITTRTLKARMD; from the exons ATG TCTATTATGTCATATAACGGAGGTGCCGTCATGGCAATGCGTGGAAAGGAATGTGTGGCGATAGCATCAGACCGGAGGTTTGGCGTCCAGGCCCAGCTGGTTACCACTGACTTTCAGAAGATCTTCCCTATGGGAGAGAGACTCTACATCGGACTGGCAGGCCTTGCCACAGATGTACAGACAGT ATCTCAAAGGCTGAAGTTCCGCTTGAACCTGTATGAGCTGAAAGAAGGTCGTCAGATCAAGCCGAAGACTTTCATGAGCATGGTGTCCAATCTTCTGTATGAGAGGAG GTTTGGCCCATACTACATTGAGCCAGTGATTGCTGGTCTGGACCCCAAGACCTTTGAACCCTTTATCTGCTCCCTTGACCTTATCGGATGTCCAATGGTAACAGAAGACTTTGTTGTGAGCGGTACTTGCTCAGAGCAGATGTACGGCATGTGTGAGTCACTATGGGAACCTGACATG AAACCAGAGGACTTATTTGAGACCATCTCACAGGCAATGTTGAACGCTGTTGACAGAGATGCAGTGTCTGGAATGGGAGTCGTTGTTCATGTCAT